One window of Methanosphaera sp. genomic DNA carries:
- a CDS encoding aldo/keto reductase, with protein MKYEQIPNTNIKLSQLTFGGEWVGELTQEQTNDLMKHCHECGINMLDCWMSDPKIRDKLGIAMEGMRDDFYIQGHIGATWQNGQYKRTREITHVKEAFKDLLMRLKTDYIDFGMIHYVDEVSEYDEIMQGGEYLDYVYKLKSEGTIHHIGLSTHNPRVAIKAAENPDIELILFSLNPAYDIMPPTENIEDYIDTKKYENLAGLNPEREMLYEKCLETQTPIVVMKAFSGGRLLDTKDSPFDVAFTPLECIAYALDVKPAVSVCVGYKSTDEVDDTLRYFTVDPSELDYISKMQKMDAHSFEGTCTYCGHCLPCPQNIDIAMVSKLYDLATIDDDIPESIREHYDNLTVHASDCIKCMQCHKQCPFNVDIVEIMTKAEKLFGY; from the coding sequence ATGAAATATGAACAAATTCCAAATACTAACATAAAACTAAGCCAACTAACATTTGGAGGAGAATGGGTAGGTGAGCTAACCCAAGAGCAAACCAACGACCTAATGAAACACTGCCATGAGTGTGGTATTAACATGCTTGATTGTTGGATGTCAGATCCCAAGATACGAGACAAGCTAGGAATAGCAATGGAAGGAATGCGTGATGACTTCTACATCCAAGGACACATCGGTGCAACATGGCAAAATGGACAATATAAAAGAACACGTGAAATTACCCACGTTAAAGAAGCATTCAAAGATCTACTAATGCGTCTGAAAACTGACTACATAGACTTTGGAATGATCCACTACGTAGATGAGGTAAGTGAATATGATGAAATAATGCAGGGAGGAGAATACCTCGACTATGTATACAAGCTAAAAAGTGAAGGAACAATACATCATATAGGACTAAGTACACATAACCCACGTGTTGCAATAAAAGCAGCAGAAAATCCTGACATAGAATTAATACTCTTCAGCCTTAATCCTGCATATGATATAATGCCACCAACAGAAAATATAGAAGACTACATAGATACAAAAAAATATGAAAACCTCGCAGGACTAAACCCTGAACGTGAAATGCTATATGAAAAATGCCTCGAAACACAAACACCAATAGTTGTAATGAAAGCATTCTCAGGAGGAAGACTACTTGATACAAAAGATTCACCATTTGATGTAGCATTCACACCACTAGAATGTATAGCATATGCACTTGATGTTAAACCAGCGGTATCTGTATGTGTAGGATACAAATCAACAGATGAAGTAGATGATACACTACGATACTTCACAGTAGATCCATCAGAACTTGATTACATCTCAAAGATGCAGAAAATGGATGCACACTCATTTGAAGGAACATGCACCTACTGTGGCCACTGCCTTCCATGTCCACAAAACATAGACATTGCAATGGTAAGTAAACTATATGACCTTGCAACAATAGATGATGACATCCCCGAATCAATACGAGAACATTATGATAACCTAACTGTACATGCATCAGATTGTATAAAATGTATGCAATGCCACAAACAATGCCCATTTAATGTAGATATAGTAGAAATAATGACAAAAGCTGAAAAACTATTTGGATACTAA